The sequence TTAAACATCTGGCATATCTTGGGACTTCTCCTCTGGCCTCCAGGGAGAGAACCACTGTTTTAAAATTCAGTGTCAATCTTGTGCATTAGCTTCATTTATAGTGCCTGGTCTTTGCCAAAACTGAGGAACTCTCTGTTAAAgagcaataattaaaaaataataatccatcACATCATCACCTTCTCAAAGCCAAAGAGTTTGCAGTGATTCATTGAGTTGTCAGAAGTAAACAGACTTCAGGTAGTTCCTAAAAGTCACAGTATGATTTAGTTACCTCaagctttaaaagtgaaatTGTCTCCTCCTCACCTGATTCGGAGGCGGTTTGGATGCACTGAGGGGCAGATTTGGAGGAAGCAGCCATGGAGAAGGTTGGGAAGGAGAAGTTGGCCACAGCGCAGTAATTCTGACCTGGAGACAAACCAGAGAACTCCACATAAGACATCACCTCCTGGGTCCAAACCGTACGGCTCTGcaagacacaaataaacacaaagaactgaGTAACTGTTTCCATGATACCATACAATTACTTCTTCATTACATTTCACAGGGAACAGTTAAAACATATCTTTTCACAGGACTAAATATGACACCTATAGTTATAGTTCTAATCTAAGAAAACATAATAATCTtgtaaaatatgacacattGTCATATACTGTGTAGCATTATATTACTGCTTTCAGCAATCCATAAAAATAATCTAACAATATATTCACACCCTGAAAGTGATGATTCTGTATTCTGTGCACTTTCACtttaactatttttttctgccattacTCAGTtttatgtggtgtttttgtgtagattagttttaaaatgaattctaGCAGTACTATAATCACTTCTGAAATTGTGGTATTCCTTGTTTCTAAATTCTGAGCACTTCTTCCACAGatggaaactgcagattttaaaagaGCCAGAAACCTGCTGCAAAACCTGTTTCTGATAAAGTTTAGAGTTTGACTGCTTGTGTGTTGACAGAGTGCAACTTTGGAAAGCtttggaaaacaaacagaaaaccttGAAACACGGTTAGAGCATGTGAGACCTGGTAATCAGAGCGGTTGAGTTGGTTGTACAGAGTCACTGTGGTCCAGGGGTCGATCAGCTGAGAGATGGGACAGCACCTCTCCATGGAGCACCTCCTGTTGGAAGCACAGGGGAACTGCACCTTCACCAGCAGCTGGTCGTCTTTCAAAGAGACGGAGATGGACGGAGGGCTGAAGGCTGGAGGGGGCAGAGAAAAGAGAAGTTACCcttaaaactaaacattaatcACCCATTTTCACAAGCAGCAGTTTTAAACCGTGTCCCACAGAAGTCCTGCTCAGCCCTCCTCCACCTGAACACAGAGCTCTTGCTCTGCATCACAACGTTCAGTAAGCTGTATTACACGAACTGTCACTAACTGAAGTCACTGTAGTCGAACTTGCGTGGCTTGATCCAGACGGTGGAACTGGGGTTGAGGTGGACGCCGAGACGAATCATGTTGTACAGCTCGAAGTTTGAAAAGGCGTGAGAGACGTCGCAGTTGTGGGACGAGATCCAGACACACCACGGTACGTCCTGCCAGGGGTCCCTGCAACACGACGACACCAGAGGACAGTCACCTGACAGCTATGAGGACGTCCATGAGTTAGACTGTCTGCACAAGGTATTTACCCCCGTTGGAAggatttgctttttattttttattgcttggtgatgctgccaccaccatgcttcacggtggggatGGGGTGTTTGTAATGACTTCTGTAAtgtcaattttggtctcatcaagccagagaaccttcttccagttgccGTGCGTTCTGGCAAACTCTTAGTGAGATTTATTatgagcttttctttcttttctactctcacataaagctttgactggtgatgAACAGGCAACAGTTTCTGTGTGAAGTTTCTCCCATCTGAAGCTTGTTACTCTATCAGAGgactcataggtgtcttggtggcctcgcTCACTAGTCTCTTAGTTTGAATATACTATATactttccatttcttaatgatggatctGACTACACTCAGAGATGTTCAGTGGCTTGCAAAtttcaataaccttttcacagatTAGTTATGCGGTGAATGGTGTACAttagtctgtctgtttgtctgttagcaacattaatcaaaaagaAATTAACGactttggatgaaattttcaggcaaggtcagaaatgatacaaagaccacctgatta comes from Amphiprion ocellaris isolate individual 3 ecotype Okinawa chromosome 23, ASM2253959v1, whole genome shotgun sequence and encodes:
- the si:dkeyp-75h12.7 gene encoding uncharacterized protein si:dkeyp-75h12.7 translates to MGTSGVTPVTAPVGFCVIVALLITRSTGLVCYTAVESLDLGCLLQWDCPHASPNTTYTVQTKTQGDPWQDVPWCVWISSHNCDVSHAFSNFELYNMIRLGVHLNPSSTVWIKPRKFDYSDFTFSPPSISVSLKDDQLLVKVQFPCASNRRCSMERCCPISQLIDPWTTVTLYNQLNRSDYQSRTVWTQEVMSYVEFSGLSPGQNYCAVANFSFPTFSMAASSKSAPQCIQTASESGLLPVIFLGVCLTSLLVFPLITTLLPKARRDAATAENQPKTPASVPDPVSSVPPSLVPVDPCDIHLELTDDHISTEDLNSGMGNTNSSASYWNIRGKELD